The proteins below come from a single Zea mays cultivar B73 chromosome 8, Zm-B73-REFERENCE-NAM-5.0, whole genome shotgun sequence genomic window:
- the LOC103635158 gene encoding respiratory burst oxidase homolog protein B: MAATEAATDTGSSRRSQDDTTTLVPHSGNLGEPIQKGVKTTRFKDDDEVVEITIVQRDSVAIEDVRVVDDGGSGHSNGFDGLSLVSPSSSRSGKLSSKIRQVKNGLKMKNSSTKAPQTQLGKNMRKRLDRSKSGAAVALKGLQFVTAKVGHDGWAVVEKRFNELQVDGVLLRSRFGKCIGMDGSDEFAVQLFDSLARKRGITKQVLTKDELKDFWEQLSDQGFDNRLQIFFDMVDKNADGRITEEEVKEIITLSASANKLSKLKERADEYTALIMEELDRDSLGYIELEDLKALLLQSPSQVVARSTTHSSKLSKALSMKLASNKDTGPFYHYWQEFMYFLEENWKRIWVMTLWLSICIGLFIWKFIQYRNRAVFHIMGYCVTTAKGAAETLKFNMALVLFPVCRNTITWIRSKTKIGAVVPFNDNINFHKVIAAGVAVGVVLHAGAHLTCDFPLLLHASDAAYEPMKPFFGDKRPPNYWWFVKGTEGWTGVVMVVLMTIAFVLAQPWFRRNKLKDSNPLKKMTGFNAFWFTHHLFVIVYALLIVHGTCLYLSRKWYKKTTWMYLAVPVLLYVSERILRLFRSHDAVRIQKVAVYPGNVLALYMSKPPGFRYRSGQYIFIKCSDVSPYEWHPFSITSAPGDDYLSVHIRTRGDWTSRLRTVFSEACRPPSDGESGLLRADPSKGITETNARFPKLLIDGPYGAPAQDYQEYDVLLLIGLGIGATPLISIVKDVLNHIQLGGSVAGTEPEGSGKAKKRPFMTKRAYFYWVTREEGSFEWFRGVMNEVAEKDKDGVIELHNHCSSVHQEGDVRSALIVMLQELQHAKKGVDILSGTSVKTHFARPNWRSVFKHVAVNHENQRIGVFYCGEPVLVPQLRQLSADFTHKTNTKFEFHKENF, translated from the exons ATGGCAGCCACTGAAGCTGCCACGGACACAGGCAGTTCAAGGAGGTCACAAGATGACACTACAACATTAGTCCCACACAGTGGGAATTTGGGAGAACCAATCCAGAAGGGCGTGAAGACCACCAGATTCAAAGATGATGACGAGGTTGTGGAAATCACCATTGTACAGCGCGATTCAGTGGCAATCGAAGATGTCAGGGTAGTCGATGATGGTGGCTCAGGGCATAGTAATGGGTTTGATGGCCTGTCACTTGTGTCACCTTCCTCATCAAGGAGCGGcaagctatcatcaaagattaGGCAAGTGAAAAATGGACTAAAGATGAAGAACTCAAGCACTAAGGCGCCACAGACACAGTTGGGAAAGAACATGAGGAAGAGATTGGACAGAAGCAAGAGCGGGGCTGCTGTAGCGCTCAAGGGCTTGCAGTTTGTGACTGCAAAAGTTGGTCATGATGGCTGGGCTGTAGTGGAGAAACGGTTCAACGAGCTACAGGTTGATGGTGTGCTGCTACGTTCAAGATTTGGGAAATGCATTG GGATGGATGGATCTGATGAGTTTGCAGTGCAATTGTTTGATTCATTAGCAAGAAAGAGAGGGATAACAAAGCAGGTGCTGACTAAAGATGAGCTCAAAGATTTCTGGGAGCAACTCAGTGATCAGGGTTTTGACAACCGTTTACAGATATTCTTTGACAT GGTTGATAAGAATGCCGATGGAAGAATCACAGAAGAGGAGGTTAAGGAG ATTATTACCCTCAGTGCATCAGCAAACAAACTTTCCAAGCTCAAGGAACGAGCTGATGAGTACACGGCACTCATAATGGAAGAACTTGACCGTGACAGCCTTGGATACATTGAG CTTGAGGATCTGAAGGCACTTTTGCTGCAATCACCTTCTCAAGTTGTTGCAAGATCAACAACGCATAGCTCGAAACTTAGCAAAGCTCTTAGCATGAAGCTTGCATCAAACAAGGACACAGGTCCATTTTACCACTACTGGCAAGAGTTCATGTACTTCCTTGAGGAGAACTGGAAGCGCATTTGGGTTATGACTCTCTGGCTCTCAATCTGCATTGGCCTCTTTATTTGGAAGTTCATCCAATACCGTAATCGAGCAGTATTTCACATCATGGGTTATTGTGTGACCACTGCAAAAGGTGCTGCAGAGACCCTCAAATTCAATATGGCCCTGGTTCTTTTTCCTGTTTGCCGAAATACAATCACATGGATTCGATCAAAGACAAAGATCGGTGCTGTTGTGCCCTTCAATGACAACATAAACTTCCATAAG GTAATAGCAGCAGGTGTTGCAGTTGGTGTTGTTTTGCATGCAGGTGCTCACCTGACATGTGATTTTCCTCTGCTGCTGCATGCAAGTGATGCTGCCTATGAACCAATGAAGCCTTTCTTTGGAGACAAAAGGCCACCAAATTACTGGTGGTTTGTAAAGGGAACTGAAGGGTGGACAGGTGTGGTCATGGTTGTACTTATGACTATAGCTTTCGTATTGGCCCAGCCATGGTTTCGGCGTAATAAGCTCAAGGATTCTAATCCCCTCAAGAAAATGACTGGCTTCAATGCCTTTTGGTTTACTCACCACTTATTTGTTATTGTGTATGCACTGCTCATTGTCCATGGGACCTGTTTATATCTAAGCAGGAAATGGTACAAGAAAACG ACATGGATGTACCTTGCTGTCCCTGTGCTCTTGTATGTAAGTGAGCGCATTCTTCGGCTATTTAGGAGCCATGATGCTGTTAGGATTCAGAAG GTTGCAGTATATCCAGGGAATGTTTTGGCTCTCTATATGTCCAAGCCACCTGGATTCAGGTATCGGAGTGGGCAGTATATCTTCATAAAATGCAGTGATGTCTCTCCATACGAATG GCACCCATTTTCGATTACATCAGCACCAGGAGATGATTATCTTAGTGTCCACATTCGCACAAGGGGTGATTGGACTTCACGTCTTAGGACTGTCTTCTCTGAG GCATGCCGCCCTCCATCTGATGGAGAAAGTGGACTCCTTAGAGCTGACCCTTCCAAGGGGATCACCGAGACCAACGCGAG GTTCCCGAAACTCTTGATTGATGGACCATACGGTGCTCCAGCGCAAGACTATCAGGAATATGATGTGCTCCTGCTCATTGGACTGGGCATTGGAGCCACACCATTGATTAGCATTGTGAAGGATGTACTTAACCACATCCAGCTTGGAGGATCTGTTGCAGGCACGGAGCCTGAGGGCAGTGGCAAGGCCAAGAAGAGGCCATTCATGACAAAGAGGGCCTACTTCTACTGGGTGACCAGGGAAGAGGGGTCCTTTGAATGGTTCCGAGGGGTCATGAATGAGGTGGCTGAGAAGGACAAGGATGGAGTCATTGAACTCCACAACCACTGCTCGAGTGTGCACCAGGAAGGGGATGTACGTTCTGCCCTCATTGTCATGCTCCAGGAGCTCCAGCACGCGAAGAAGGGAGTCGACATCTTGTCTGGAACTAGTGTCAAGACGCATTTTGCACGGCCGAATTGGCGAAGCGTCTTCAAACATGTTGCAGTGAACCACGAGAACCAACGCATCG GAGTTTTCTACTGTGGTGAGCCCGTCCTTGTGCCACAGCTACGGCAGCTGTCAGCGGACTTCACCCACAAGACAAATACTAAGTTCGAGTTCCACAAGGAGAACTTCTAA